The following proteins come from a genomic window of Pseudomonas hygromyciniae:
- a CDS encoding extracellular solute-binding protein, translating into MKRPLLLLISLALSFCANATITENHGYAQFGTLKYPAKFTHFDWVNPAAPKGGTLRVMAFGTFDTLNPYTFKGSSPVSTANFLQYGVNELNEPLMVGTGQYAPSGDEPTSSYGLIARSVEYSEDRSWVVFNLRPQARFHDGKPITADDVAFSYRTLLTEGHPQYRTNLQEVARVDVLNPHRIRFVFKRAGNPLLILRLGELPVLPQHYWKNRDFKATTFEPPLGSGPYRISQVQPGRQLVFERVKDYWGKDLPVNRGLYNYDKVEVEFYRDSDVAFEAFKAGEFDIYIEHQAKNWANGYNFPAVNRGEVIKAQIAHQIPTQSQGLFMNSRRATFSQAKVREALGLMFDFEWTNRTLFSGAYKRTLSYYPNSEFSASGLPVGHEWLMLSPYREQLPANLFTQAFSLPQTDGRGIPREAMRRALSLLAEGGWKLSGQRLLDSNGQPLRFEILLVNPNLERILQPYVENLRSIGIDAHLRTVDRAQYKQRLDQFDFDMILMTLNQTLSPGLEQWQYFHSSQAGIKGSKNYAGIANPVVDHLLEQLLAAQTRDQQIAAGRALDRVLLWQHYSIPNWYLNYHRLAYRNRFAFVTTPPYSLGLSAWWLKASEKPQ; encoded by the coding sequence TTGAAGCGTCCCCTCCTTCTACTAATAAGTCTGGCCTTGAGCTTTTGTGCGAACGCGACCATTACCGAGAACCACGGTTATGCGCAGTTCGGTACGCTCAAGTACCCGGCCAAATTCACCCACTTCGATTGGGTAAACCCCGCAGCGCCCAAGGGCGGTACCTTGCGGGTCATGGCGTTTGGCACGTTTGACACCCTCAACCCTTATACCTTCAAGGGCTCAAGCCCGGTCTCCACCGCCAACTTTCTGCAATACGGCGTCAATGAGCTCAACGAGCCGCTGATGGTCGGCACCGGCCAGTACGCGCCTTCCGGCGACGAACCTACGTCCAGCTATGGCCTGATTGCCCGATCGGTGGAGTACAGCGAAGACCGCAGTTGGGTGGTGTTCAACCTGCGTCCGCAAGCGCGCTTTCATGATGGCAAGCCCATCACCGCCGACGATGTGGCGTTTTCCTATCGCACATTACTGACCGAAGGCCATCCGCAATACCGCACCAACCTGCAGGAAGTGGCCCGGGTGGATGTACTCAATCCACACCGCATCCGTTTTGTGTTCAAGCGCGCGGGCAACCCGTTGCTGATCCTGCGCCTGGGCGAGTTGCCGGTGCTGCCCCAGCATTACTGGAAGAACCGCGACTTCAAGGCCACCACCTTCGAGCCGCCGCTGGGCAGTGGGCCCTATCGGATCAGCCAGGTCCAGCCAGGCCGGCAATTGGTGTTCGAACGGGTCAAGGACTATTGGGGCAAGGATCTGCCGGTCAATCGCGGGTTGTACAACTACGACAAGGTCGAGGTGGAGTTCTACCGCGACAGCGACGTGGCCTTCGAAGCGTTCAAGGCTGGCGAGTTCGATATCTATATCGAGCACCAGGCCAAGAACTGGGCCAATGGCTACAACTTCCCGGCGGTCAACCGCGGCGAGGTGATCAAGGCACAGATTGCCCACCAGATCCCGACCCAAAGCCAAGGCCTGTTCATGAACAGCCGCCGCGCTACCTTCAGCCAGGCCAAGGTGCGCGAGGCCCTGGGGCTGATGTTCGACTTCGAGTGGACCAACCGCACGCTGTTCAGCGGCGCCTATAAACGTACCTTGAGCTACTACCCCAACAGCGAGTTCTCCGCCAGCGGCCTGCCAGTGGGCCATGAATGGCTGATGCTCTCGCCTTACCGCGAACAACTACCGGCCAATCTGTTTACCCAAGCCTTCAGCCTGCCGCAGACCGACGGTCGCGGTATCCCCCGCGAAGCCATGCGCCGCGCCCTCAGCCTACTGGCCGAAGGCGGCTGGAAACTGTCCGGCCAGCGCCTGCTCGATAGCAATGGGCAGCCGCTGCGCTTCGAAATCCTGCTGGTCAATCCAAACCTGGAGCGGATCCTGCAGCCCTATGTGGAAAACCTGCGCAGCATCGGCATCGATGCGCACTTGCGCACCGTGGACCGTGCGCAGTACAAGCAGCGCCTCGACCAGTTCGACTTCGACATGATCCTGATGACGCTCAACCAGACCCTCAGCCCCGGCCTTGAGCAGTGGCAGTACTTCCACTCCAGTCAGGCCGGGATCAAAGGCAGCAAGAATTACGCGGGCATCGCCAACCCTGTCGTCGACCACCTGCTGGAGCAGTTGCTCGCCGCACAGACCCGCGACCAACAAATCGCCGCCGGCCGGGCCCTGGATCGGGTCCTGCTGTGGCAGCACTACAGTATTCCCAATTGGTATCTCAACTATCATCGCCTGGCGTACCGTAACCGGTTCGCCTTCGTGACCACGCCGCCCTACAGCCTGGGCCTGAGCGCGTGGTGGCTGAAAGCTTCGGAGAAACCCCAATGA
- a CDS encoding extracellular solute-binding protein, whose translation MMALRTAIISGLLLCTQAVAAPQHALTLYDEPPKYPANFKHVDYVNPDAPKGGTFRESAMGSFDSLNPFISKGVPADNIGLVFDTLAQQGLDEPITEYGLIAGKIEKAPDNSWVRFYLRPEARFHDGHPVHAEDVVFTFETLIKQGSPIYRTYYADVAEVVAEDPLRVLFKFKHTSNRELPLILGQLPVLPKHWWVGRDFAKSSLEIPLGSGPYKVAEVKPGRSIRYERVKDYWAKDLPINKGLYNFDYRISDYYRDSTVALEALKAGQFDYWQETTAKNWANAYNVPAVAEGRLIKEELPNGNPTGMQGFVFNIRKPMFQDVRVRKAISLLLDFEWSNKQLFNGAYTRTRSYFENSDMAATGLPGPAELAILEPLRGRIPPQAFTEAFAPPKTDASGMIRSQQREAYQLLQEAGWRIVDDKMVDTNGKPASIEFMLFQTDFERILLPFKRNLADLGIELVIRRVDVSQYVNRVRSRDFDMMVGSFPQSSSPGNEQREFWQSSSADNPGSRNYIGLKDPAIDELVEQLINADSRNSLVAHAKALDRVLQFGYYVIPNWHIKTYRVAYWNHLGHPKVPPRYDVGINTWWIKPNTPPAVTPPTDTSADPASGGD comes from the coding sequence ATGATGGCTTTGCGTACTGCGATTATCAGTGGCCTGTTGTTGTGCACCCAGGCTGTAGCCGCTCCCCAACATGCCTTGACCCTCTATGACGAGCCGCCCAAGTATCCGGCCAACTTCAAGCACGTTGACTACGTCAATCCCGATGCGCCCAAAGGCGGGACTTTTCGCGAGTCTGCCATGGGCAGCTTCGACAGCCTCAACCCGTTTATCAGCAAAGGCGTGCCTGCCGACAATATTGGCCTGGTCTTCGACACCCTGGCCCAACAAGGCCTGGACGAGCCCATCACCGAGTACGGCCTGATCGCTGGCAAGATCGAAAAAGCCCCCGATAACAGTTGGGTACGCTTTTACCTGCGGCCCGAAGCGCGCTTCCACGATGGCCATCCGGTACACGCCGAAGACGTGGTGTTCACCTTTGAAACCCTGATCAAGCAAGGCAGCCCCATCTACCGCACCTACTACGCTGACGTCGCCGAAGTGGTGGCCGAAGACCCGCTGCGGGTGTTGTTCAAGTTCAAACACACCAGCAACCGCGAACTGCCACTGATCCTCGGCCAATTGCCCGTGTTGCCCAAACACTGGTGGGTCGGGCGCGACTTTGCCAAGAGCAGCCTGGAGATCCCCCTGGGCAGCGGCCCGTACAAGGTGGCCGAGGTCAAGCCGGGGCGCTCGATCCGCTACGAGCGGGTCAAGGATTACTGGGCCAAGGACCTGCCGATCAACAAGGGCCTGTACAACTTCGATTACCGCATCAGCGATTACTACCGTGACAGCACGGTGGCCCTGGAAGCACTCAAGGCCGGGCAGTTCGACTATTGGCAGGAAACCACGGCGAAGAACTGGGCCAATGCCTACAACGTGCCGGCCGTCGCCGAGGGTCGACTGATCAAGGAAGAACTGCCCAACGGCAATCCCACCGGGATGCAGGGCTTTGTGTTCAATATCCGCAAGCCGATGTTCCAGGACGTGCGGGTACGCAAGGCCATCAGCCTGTTGCTGGACTTTGAATGGAGCAACAAGCAACTGTTCAACGGTGCCTACACCCGCACCCGCAGTTACTTCGAAAACTCGGACATGGCCGCCACCGGCCTGCCCGGCCCCGCCGAACTGGCGATTCTCGAACCGCTGCGCGGCCGCATCCCGCCCCAAGCGTTCACCGAAGCCTTCGCCCCGCCGAAAACCGATGCCAGCGGCATGATCCGCAGCCAGCAGCGCGAAGCCTACCAACTGCTGCAGGAAGCCGGCTGGCGCATCGTCGACGACAAGATGGTCGACACCAACGGCAAACCGGCGAGCATCGAATTCATGCTGTTCCAGACCGACTTCGAGCGCATCCTCCTGCCCTTCAAGCGCAACCTGGCGGACCTGGGTATCGAGCTGGTGATCCGCCGGGTCGACGTTTCACAGTACGTCAACCGCGTACGCTCGCGGGATTTCGACATGATGGTCGGCAGTTTCCCGCAGTCTTCGTCACCCGGTAACGAGCAGCGTGAATTCTGGCAATCGAGCAGTGCCGACAACCCCGGCAGCCGCAACTACATCGGCCTCAAGGACCCGGCCATCGACGAATTGGTGGAGCAGTTGATCAACGCCGACTCACGCAACAGCCTGGTGGCCCACGCCAAGGCCCTGGACCGGGTCTTGCAGTTTGGCTACTACGTGATCCCCAACTGGCACATCAAGACCTACCGCGTGGCCTACTGGAACCACCTCGGCCATCCCAAGGTGCCGCCGCGTTATGACGTGGGCATCAATACCTGGTGGATCAAACCCAACACACCGCCGGCAGTGACGCCTCCTACAGACACCAGCGCCGACCCGGCGAGCGGAGGCGACTGA
- a CDS encoding microcin C ABC transporter permease YejB, producing MLAYIFRRLLLIIPTLFGILLINFVIIQAAPGGPVEQMIAKLEGFEGATSRIAGGGAEVSVAGSSYRGAQGLDPTLIKEIEKMYGFDKSAPERLWIMVKNYAQLDFGDSFFRDAKVIDLIKEKMPVSISLGLWSTLIMYLVSIPLGIAKATRHGSHFDVWTSSAIIVGYAIPAFLFAILLIVVFAGGSYFDWFPLRGLTSNNFDELSWGGKILDYFWHLALPVTALVIGNFATMTLLTKNSFLDEINKQYVITAKAKGLTNHRVLYGHVFRNAMLLVIAGFPSAFIGIFFTGSLLVEVIFSLDGLGLMSFEAAINRDYPVVFGTLFIFTLLGLVVKLIGDLTYTLVDPRIDFESREH from the coding sequence ATGCTGGCTTATATTTTTCGCAGGTTGCTGCTGATCATCCCGACGCTGTTCGGCATTTTGCTGATCAACTTTGTCATCATCCAGGCCGCGCCCGGCGGCCCGGTGGAACAAATGATCGCCAAGCTCGAAGGCTTTGAAGGCGCCACCAGTCGCATCGCCGGTGGCGGCGCCGAAGTCTCGGTGGCCGGTTCCAGCTACCGCGGCGCCCAGGGCCTGGACCCGACGCTGATCAAGGAAATCGAGAAGATGTACGGCTTCGACAAGTCGGCGCCGGAACGCTTGTGGATCATGGTCAAGAACTACGCCCAGCTGGATTTTGGCGACAGCTTTTTTCGCGATGCCAAGGTCATCGACCTGATCAAGGAGAAGATGCCGGTGTCCATCTCCCTCGGGTTATGGAGCACCCTGATCATGTACCTGGTCTCGATCCCCCTGGGGATCGCCAAGGCCACCCGCCATGGCAGCCACTTTGATGTGTGGACCAGCTCGGCAATCATTGTCGGCTATGCGATCCCGGCGTTCCTGTTTGCCATCCTTCTGATCGTGGTGTTTGCCGGCGGCAGTTATTTCGACTGGTTCCCGCTACGGGGGCTGACGTCCAACAACTTTGACGAACTGAGCTGGGGCGGCAAGATCCTCGACTACTTCTGGCACCTGGCGCTGCCGGTCACGGCCCTGGTGATCGGTAACTTCGCCACCATGACATTGCTGACCAAGAACAGCTTTCTCGACGAGATCAACAAGCAGTACGTGATCACCGCCAAGGCCAAGGGCCTGACCAATCACCGCGTGCTCTACGGCCACGTGTTCCGCAACGCCATGCTGTTGGTGATCGCAGGCTTCCCTTCGGCGTTTATCGGGATCTTCTTTACCGGCTCGTTGCTGGTGGAAGTGATCTTCTCCCTCGACGGCCTAGGCCTGATGAGCTTTGAGGCGGCGATCAACCGCGATTACCCGGTGGTGTTCGGCACCCTGTTTATCTTCACCCTGCTGGGCCTGGTGGTGAAACTGATTGGTGATTTGACCTACACCCTGGTCGACCCACGCATCGACTTCGAAAGCCGGGAGCATTGA
- a CDS encoding ABC transporter permease produces the protein MNLSPLNRRRFERFKANKRGWWSLWLFLILFGLSLGAELIANDKPLAVHYDGDWYFPALKRYPETAFGGEFPLEANYKSPYIRELLKAKDAWTLWAPIPYSYQSINYDLKVPAPAPPSADNLLGTDDQGRDVLARVIYGFRVSVLFALTLTVLSSIIGVAAGALQGFYGGWVDLAGQRFLEIWSGLPVLYLLIILASFVQPNFWWLLGIMLLFSWMSLVDVVRAEFLRGRNLEYVRAARALGMQNGAIMFRHILPNAMVSTMTFMPFILTGAIGTLTALDFLGFGLPAGSPSLGELVAQGKSNLQAPWLGISAFAVLAIMLSLLVFIGESARDAFDPRK, from the coding sequence ATGAATCTATCCCCCCTCAATCGCCGCCGCTTCGAACGTTTCAAGGCCAACAAGCGCGGCTGGTGGTCGCTGTGGCTGTTCCTGATCCTGTTTGGCCTGAGCCTGGGCGCCGAGTTGATCGCCAACGACAAACCGCTGGCGGTGCATTACGACGGCGACTGGTACTTCCCGGCGCTCAAGCGCTACCCGGAAACCGCCTTCGGCGGCGAATTCCCCCTGGAAGCCAACTACAAAAGCCCGTATATCCGCGAACTGCTCAAGGCCAAGGATGCCTGGACGCTGTGGGCGCCGATCCCCTACAGCTACCAGAGCATCAACTACGACCTGAAAGTCCCGGCACCGGCACCACCGTCGGCCGATAACCTGCTGGGCACCGATGACCAGGGACGGGATGTGCTGGCGCGGGTGATCTATGGCTTTCGGGTTTCGGTGCTGTTTGCCCTGACCCTCACGGTATTGAGCTCGATCATCGGCGTAGCGGCCGGCGCCTTGCAGGGTTTCTATGGCGGCTGGGTCGATCTGGCCGGCCAGCGTTTCCTGGAAATCTGGTCCGGTTTGCCGGTGCTGTACCTGCTGATCATCCTCGCCAGCTTCGTCCAGCCCAACTTCTGGTGGCTGCTGGGGATCATGCTGCTGTTTTCATGGATGAGCCTGGTGGACGTGGTACGTGCCGAGTTCCTGCGCGGACGCAACCTGGAATACGTACGCGCGGCGCGCGCCTTGGGTATGCAGAACGGCGCGATCATGTTCCGCCATATCCTGCCCAATGCCATGGTCTCGACCATGACCTTTATGCCGTTCATCCTTACCGGCGCGATTGGCACCCTGACCGCCCTGGACTTCCTGGGCTTCGGCCTGCCCGCCGGCTCGCCGTCCCTGGGCGAGCTGGTAGCCCAGGGCAAATCCAATCTGCAGGCACCGTGGCTGGGCATCAGCGCCTTTGCGGTGCTGGCGATTATGTTGAGTTTGCTGGTGTTTATCGGCGAGTCCGCTCGCGATGCCTTCGACCCGAGGAAATGA
- a CDS encoding ABC transporter ATP-binding protein produces the protein MNQDNLIEVRDLSVEFVTGEQHQRVVENISFDIRRGETLALVGESGSGKSVTAHSILRLLPYPLARHPSGTIGYAGQDLLTMKEKPLRQIRGNRIAMIFQEPMTSLNPLHSIEKQINEVLGLHKGLTGKAATLRTLELLELVGIPEPHKRLKALPHELSGGQRQRVMIAMALANEPELLIADEPTTALDVTVQLKILELLKELQARLGMALLLISHDLNLVRRIAHRVCVMQRGCIVEQASCEELFRSPQHPYTQELLAAEPSGGPASNAIGPPLLEVDDLKVWFPIKKGFLRSTVDYVKAVDGIHFSLPQGQTLGIVGESGSGKSTLGLAILRLIGSKGGIRFEGQQLDQLTQQQVRPLRREMQVVFQDPFGSLSPRMCVSEIVGEGLRIHKIGTAAEQEAAIIAALKEVGLDPQTRHRYPHEFSGGQRQRIAIARALVLKPRLILLDEPTSALDRTVQRQVVELLRNLQAKYNLTYLFISHDLAVVKALSHQLMVVKQGQVVEQGDAKTIFAAPQHAYTRQLLEAAFLVPTSRI, from the coding sequence ATGAACCAGGACAATCTGATCGAAGTCCGCGACCTCAGTGTCGAGTTCGTCACCGGCGAGCAGCATCAGCGCGTGGTGGAAAACATCAGCTTCGATATCCGCCGTGGTGAAACCCTGGCCCTGGTCGGCGAAAGCGGCTCCGGCAAATCGGTGACTGCCCACTCGATCCTGCGCCTGCTGCCCTACCCCCTGGCGCGGCATCCGTCCGGCACGATCGGGTATGCCGGGCAGGATCTCTTGACCATGAAAGAAAAACCCTTGCGGCAGATTCGCGGTAACCGCATTGCGATGATCTTCCAGGAACCGATGACCTCGCTGAACCCGCTGCACTCCATCGAGAAGCAGATCAACGAGGTGCTGGGCCTGCACAAGGGCCTGACCGGCAAGGCCGCGACCCTGCGCACCCTGGAGCTGCTGGAGCTGGTGGGCATCCCCGAGCCGCACAAGCGCCTCAAGGCCCTGCCCCATGAATTGTCCGGCGGCCAGCGCCAGCGGGTGATGATCGCCATGGCCCTGGCCAACGAGCCAGAACTGCTGATCGCCGATGAGCCGACCACGGCTCTGGACGTGACCGTGCAGTTGAAGATCCTCGAACTGCTCAAGGAGTTGCAGGCGCGCCTGGGCATGGCGCTGCTGCTGATCAGCCATGACTTGAACCTGGTGCGGCGCATTGCCCACCGCGTGTGTGTGATGCAGCGCGGCTGCATTGTCGAGCAGGCGTCCTGTGAGGAGTTGTTCCGTTCCCCGCAGCATCCGTACACCCAGGAACTGCTGGCCGCCGAACCTAGCGGCGGGCCGGCCAGCAACGCGATTGGCCCGCCGTTGCTGGAGGTCGACGACCTCAAGGTCTGGTTCCCGATCAAGAAAGGCTTCTTGCGCAGCACCGTCGATTACGTCAAGGCCGTGGACGGTATCCACTTCAGCCTGCCCCAGGGCCAGACCCTGGGCATCGTCGGCGAAAGCGGCTCCGGCAAGTCCACCCTTGGCCTGGCGATCCTGCGTTTGATCGGCAGCAAGGGCGGGATCCGTTTTGAAGGCCAGCAACTGGACCAACTGACCCAACAACAGGTACGGCCATTGCGCCGGGAAATGCAGGTGGTGTTCCAGGACCCGTTTGGCAGCCTGAGCCCGCGCATGTGCGTGAGCGAGATCGTCGGCGAAGGCTTGCGCATCCATAAGATCGGCACGGCAGCGGAGCAGGAAGCAGCGATTATCGCCGCGCTCAAGGAAGTGGGGCTGGACCCGCAGACCCGGCACCGCTACCCCCACGAATTCTCCGGCGGCCAGCGCCAGCGCATCGCCATCGCCCGCGCCCTGGTGCTCAAGCCACGCCTGATCCTGCTGGATGAACCGACCTCGGCCCTGGACCGCACGGTGCAGCGCCAGGTGGTAGAACTGCTGCGCAACCTGCAGGCCAAGTACAACCTGACCTACCTGTTTATCAGCCACGACCTGGCGGTGGTCAAAGCCCTGAGCCATCAGTTGATGGTGGTCAAGCAAGGCCAGGTGGTGGAACAGGGCGATGCCAAGACCATCTTCGCCGCTCCCCAGCATGCCTATACCCGGCAGTTGCTGGAGGCCGCGTTCCTGGTGCCGACCTCTCGCATCTGA
- a CDS encoding sigma-70 family RNA polymerase sigma factor — protein sequence MDIVSTSPASFSQLYGSHHSWLLGLLRRRLSNRWDAADLAQDTFIRVLKRPPEQADAVRERSYLATIARGLCIDHWRRRQLEQAWLQSLADRPQALQPSPEQRAIIVETLYEVDAMLARLPRKVSDAFLLAQLHGLTYKQIAVQLRVCERMVKKYMAQALLHCAVLEAELDGLLVE from the coding sequence TTGGATATTGTGTCGACTTCCCCCGCTTCATTCAGTCAGCTCTATGGCAGCCACCACTCCTGGCTGCTCGGCCTGTTGCGCCGGCGCCTGAGCAATCGTTGGGATGCGGCCGACCTGGCGCAAGACACTTTTATCCGCGTGCTCAAACGCCCACCCGAGCAGGCCGATGCAGTGCGCGAGCGCTCGTACCTGGCGACCATCGCTCGGGGCCTGTGCATCGACCATTGGCGCCGCCGCCAACTGGAGCAGGCCTGGCTGCAAAGCCTCGCCGACCGCCCGCAAGCGCTGCAGCCATCACCTGAACAGCGGGCGATCATCGTCGAAACCCTGTACGAGGTAGACGCCATGCTCGCGCGCCTGCCGCGCAAGGTCAGCGACGCCTTCCTGCTGGCGCAACTGCATGGCCTGACCTACAAGCAAATCGCCGTGCAATTGAGGGTCTGCGAGCGCATGGTGAAAAAATACATGGCCCAGGCGCTGTTGCACTGCGCGGTGCTGGAAGCCGAACTCGACGGGTTGCTGGTGGAATGA
- a CDS encoding FecR domain-containing protein: protein MNSSAKLSHASLQQAALWYVRLQDPQGGNQAQQHWQTWLGQNPEHQAAWRYVERVSQRFAPLTDEPIGASRALRGTRRQTLKTLLVLGLGSALAWGTWRGTALPRVVGGWSADYATASGEIRDALLGDGTHIWLNALSAMDVRFDAHQRLLHLRFGEVLIDTAKDLQRPFLVDTTHGRLRALGTRFSVLQGEHDTTLNVFDGRVEVRTADSQKLRIIESGQQAVFDRRTIRSTVAASATREAWSRGVLLADNLPLGQLISELNRYRPGHLGCDPAVAHLPVMGSFPLKDSEHALQLLEAALPIQVDKVMPWWVSVGPKIHPT, encoded by the coding sequence ATGAACTCCAGCGCAAAACTCAGTCACGCCAGCTTGCAGCAGGCAGCCCTATGGTATGTGCGCCTGCAAGACCCTCAGGGCGGCAACCAGGCACAACAGCATTGGCAGACATGGCTTGGACAGAACCCAGAGCATCAGGCGGCTTGGCGGTACGTCGAGCGCGTCAGCCAGCGCTTTGCGCCCCTGACCGACGAGCCCATCGGCGCCAGCCGGGCCCTGCGCGGTACCCGACGGCAAACTCTCAAGACGCTACTGGTGCTGGGTTTAGGTTCGGCATTGGCCTGGGGCACCTGGCGCGGCACCGCCCTGCCCCGGGTGGTCGGCGGCTGGAGCGCCGACTACGCCACAGCCAGCGGTGAGATCCGCGACGCTTTGCTCGGCGATGGTACGCATATCTGGCTCAACGCCTTGAGCGCCATGGACGTGCGCTTCGACGCACACCAACGCTTGTTGCACCTGCGTTTTGGCGAAGTACTGATCGATACCGCCAAGGACCTGCAGCGCCCGTTCCTGGTCGACACCACCCACGGCCGCCTGCGTGCCCTGGGCACCCGCTTCAGCGTGCTGCAAGGCGAGCACGACACCACCCTCAACGTCTTCGACGGCCGGGTAGAAGTACGTACTGCCGACAGCCAAAAGCTGCGCATTATCGAGTCAGGGCAACAGGCGGTGTTCGATCGGCGCACGATCCGCAGCACCGTTGCGGCATCCGCCACCCGCGAAGCCTGGAGCCGGGGCGTGCTATTGGCAGACAACCTGCCCCTGGGTCAATTGATCAGCGAACTGAACCGCTACCGCCCCGGGCACCTGGGGTGCGACCCGGCAGTGGCTCATCTGCCGGTGATGGGTTCGTTCCCCCTCAAGGACAGCGAGCACGCGTTGCAACTGCTGGAGGCGGCGTTGCCGATCCAGGTAGACAAAGTGATGCCGTGGTGGGTCAGCGTCGGACCGAAAATCCACCCCACCTGA